The sequence CGAGAAAGGCCGCGCGGATCTCGGCGCCGCTGCGGGGGCGGGCGGCCCCGGATCGGGGGGCTGGAGGGGTGGCGGCGGCCATGGCTGAGGTCATCTACCCACTGGGGGCATGATCGCTCAACAGCTCGATGCGACGAGTCTGCTGGCGCAGCAGGCTGCGGGCAAAGCCGGAGGACTGGTGCAGCAGCTGCTCGAAGGCGGCGGCATCGAACACGAGGGCGCGCACGGGCTGGAGGGCCGTGACGGCCGACCCCCGCGGGCGGCCACTGAGCAGGGCCATCTCGCCGAGGGTCTCCCCCGCCGCCACCCGCGCCTGCCAGTCCTCGCCGCTGACGCGGGCGCTGCCCTCCAGCAGGATCGCCATCCAGGTGGCCTCCTCGCCCGGCTGCAGGATCGCCGCGCCGGCCTGCCAGGCGCGCAGCTGGCCCCAGGCCGCCACGTTGAACAGGGCCGAAGGCGACAGCTCCGCGAACAGGGGCACCTGCACCAGCAAGTGGAGCAGCTCGGCTTCGGCCGGCGGTGTGCCGGCCTGGAGGGTCTCGAGGTGGGCCGAACTGGGCAGGCCGCCGCGGGGCGTGCGCCGCAGCCGCGCGGCGCGGGCGGGGTCGCGCTGGTCGAGCAGCCAGAGCGACCAGAAGGCGTTCTCGGGATCGGGGTCGCTCCAGAGGTCCTCCAGCACGGCCAGCGGATCCGGCAGCGGCTCCAGCGCCAGGGGGGGCTGGAGTTCTGGAGTGGATTCGGGCTGCGGCTCGGCGTGGGGCAGCAGGGTGAGGTCGCGGCGATGCACCTCGCCCACCACCCCGGGCGACAACAGAGCCTGCAGGGCGGCGAACTGGCGCAGCAGGGGATCGTCAGCCTGGAACTCGGCCAGCAGCGGCAGCAGCGGCAGCAGGCGGCCGACGATGCGCAGATCGATCACCGGCAACAACGGCCTCAGCAGGCCGTCGTTCGCGGCTCCGGCCTCCAAGGCGCTGCGTCGGGCCAGCTCGCCGGGCAGCTCCTCGAGGCCGGCGCTGAGCTGGCGCTGGGCGAAGGTCGAGCGCGGCCCGAAGCGCAGCAGCAGGGCCTGCCAGGCGCCATCGTCGAGACCGGAATCCTGGCGGATCATCTCCAGCCGCAGGCTCTGGGCGGCATCGAGGGCGCCGGGGCGCAGATCATGCTGGCCGGCGACCTGCAGCAGATCGTGGACAGCCTCGGCAGCGGCCTCCTCGCGCAGGTTGAGGCTGGCCCGCTGGCGGGCGTCGAGCTGCAGCAGCTGCGGGTCCTCCAGGGAGAGTTCGCGCAGGGCGGCGTGGTGATCGGCCTCCTCCAGACCCAGGGCCAGGCGCAACTCCTCGAGCTGCACGGCGCTGGTGGCCCGCTCCAGGCGGCCGCTGCGCACCAGATCGGCCAGCACGTCGCGGTAGAGCGTCTGGTTGGTGGCGGCGAGCTGGGCGGGCAGCGCCTTGGCCAGGGTGAACACCTCGCCGGGGGTGAGCTCATCGAGGGTGCGCCCATCGAGATGGGCCTCCAGATCGGGAAAGCGTTTCCTGAGCTGGGTGCGCAGGCTGGCGCTGGTGTTCTCCCGGCGGTAGGTGTCGGCGTCGCGGGGCCAGCCGCGGAAAAGCCAGATGGCGCTGGCGATCAGCACCAGGGAGCGGATCAGCTGGCCCACCTTGCCCTGCGCCAGCCCGAGGCTGGGATCGGCGAACCAGAAGAACAGGTTCACGGCCAGGAAGGTGGCCAGCAGGCGGGTGCGGGAGCGGGCCATGGCCCGGGCGCGCTCGGGGCTGTGGTCGGCGCTCAGCCCCTGGCGCAGGCCGCTCTCCAGCCAGCTGAACAGAGCCACGCTGCCGGCCCCGGCGGCGCTCAGCAGGGCCGGGATCGCCAGCAGCCGCGGCACCCCCCAGCCGGCCTCGGCCCGGGGCCAGAGGTCGAGGGCGCGGGCGGGCAGATCGGCATCGAAGGCCCAGAGGCCACTGCGCAGCATCTCGACCGTCTCCGGCCCCTGCTGGCGGGCGAGCAGAAAGAAGGCCAGCACCAGCCCCGGGTAGGAAAGCCAGGCCCAGCGCAGGCCCCGCTTGCCCTCCAGGCCGGCCCAGTAGCTGCGTTCGGCGTCGATGTCGAGGCAGGGCGACTGGCAGGCCACGCAGGCGGAGCGCTCATGGCCGTCCTCAGCCACGGTGCGGCACATCGACTGGGTGAGGCGGCTGGAATCGAGGTGGGCGGCACCGGCCAGGGGCCCGCGGGGACCGGTGACCACCTGCTGCACCGCTCCCATCGGGCAGACGTACTGGCACCAGGCCTTGCCGGCGTAGGCCCAGCCCACGGCGACCGCCGCCGCCACGGTGAGGGCCAGCAGCAGACCCAGGCCCAGGGGGCTGCTGTTGACCGCCAGCAGGCGCAGGCACAGGCCCGCGATCAGCAGGCTCCACTGCAGGCTCAGGTGGTGGCGTCCCAGCCAGGAGTCGCCCTCCACCTTGGCCAGCTGGGGCTTGCCGTTGCGGCCCGGCACGCGGCGCTGGCGGTCCAGGGCCCGGAACAGCTGCGAGGCGAAGGCCAGCGGGCAGATGCGGCGCCAGAGCTCATGGCTGCCGGCCGCCAGGATCAGCAGACCGCTGGGCACCACCATGCCCCAGAACAGCTGGTTGCCGCCGTGGCCATGGCAGGCCAGGCCCTCAGGGCAGGGCGGCCGCCGCAGGGCCCAGTCGCTCAGGGCCGGACTCAGCAGCGAGGCGATCAGGGCCAGCCAGCCCAGCAGCAGCAGCCAGCGCACCAGGTGGGCCTGCCGTTCCGGCCAGCGCGAAAACAGCCACATGGGGAGCGGATGGGCAGGCCGCAGGCTAGGGGCGGCAGGCCCGGCCAGCCGGGGAGCATGATCGGTTCGCAGAGGCCCTGCCCCACCGGGGCGCCGCCGTGAGTCAGGCCGCCAGCCCGCCATCCCGCCGCCAGTTGCGCCTGCGCTCCGTCACCTGGGCGCTGGGGGCAGGCGCCGCTGCCCTGCTGCTGGGGCTGCCGCTGGGACTGGAGGCGGCCCTGCGGGCCGGAGGCTGCGGCTTCTTCTACGGCCTGCTGGCCTTCCACCTGCAGCGGGTCGACCCCGATGACGCTCACCTGCAGGCGGGGCTGGTGGGGGCGGTGTGCGGCATCCACAGCCTCGGCCTGGCGGCCCTGACTCCATGGCCGCCGGGCCTGCCGCTGCCGGCCGCACTGGTGGCGGTTGCGCCAACTGTGATGATGGGGCTCATCCGAGCCTGGCTGCCGCTGGTCGGCGCCGCCCTGCTGCTGCACGGATCGCGCCTGCTGGCGCAACGCGTCCAGTCGGCCGAGGGGCCGACCCCCACGCCCTGACCTGCCGGGTCGAGAGACCGGTTCTGAACACCCTGGGATGAGCCTGCTGCACGCCACCTGGCTGTTTCCCCCCGAAGGACCCGGGGGCCGGCTGTTCCTGTGGGCCGACACCTGGAAAGTGGCCTCCCCGCTGCAGCCCGCCGCCGAGGCCCCCGAGCATCCCCTGGCCCTCAACGCCGACGAACTGGCCGACTGGCTCGACGACAACGGCTACTGGGCCGAGGCCCTCAGACCCGCCCGCGCCACCCTCACCCTGCCCAGCCGCACCCAGGCGGCCCGGGGCCGCCGCGGCAGCCATGGCCAGAGCTGGTCTGGGCTGCCCCTGCAGGCCGGCGAGCCGATCCCCCGCGAGCTGCAGTGGTGGCCCTGGCAGGTGGAGGGCTGGGCCCTGCATCCGGCCAGCGCCGCCGACTGGCTCAGCCAGCTGCCCCTGGCGGGCAAGCACCCGGAAATGGCCGATGAACTGCGCTGGTGGAGCCATCTGCAGCGCTGGGCCCTGAGCCTGATCGCCCGCGGCCGCTGGCTGCCCCAGATCGAGGAGGGCAACGGCCGCTGGCTGCCCCTGCTCAACCAGGAGGGCGACCGCCATCGCCTCGAACAGCTGGCCATGGGGATTCCCCAGGTGGCCACCTGCGCCCTGGCGGCCGGGCCCGAGGGCGATCCCTGCCTGGCCTGCCGCAGGCCCGGCAGTGGCCGGCTGCGGGTGGCCAGCCTGGTGGAGGCCCTGCTCGATGGCCAGCTGCGGGAGACCTTCAGGCCAGCCCCTGAAGGCCTCGATCCACTGCTGCAGGCCTGGCAGAAGGCCCTGGCCAAGGGCGATGGCCGTCTTCACCTCGACGAGGAGGACGAGGAGCGCCTCGTGATCGCCACCCACCACTGGCGCGAGGCCGTGGCCGGCAAGGTGGCCCCGGCCCGGGCCTGCCTCGAGCTGTTCACCCCAGCCGAGGGGGATGAGCTCTGGGAGCTGAGTTTCAGCCTCCAGGCTGAGGCCGATCCCAGCCTGCGGGTGCCGGCGGCTGTGGCCTGGGCGGCGGGCACCCGCGGCCTGCAGCTGGGCGAGGTGGCCGTGCCCCAGCCAGGTGAGCTGCTGCTGGAGGGCCTCGGCCGCGCCCTCACGGTGTTCCAGCCCCTCGAACGGGGCCTGGACTCGGCCACCCCCACCACGATGCAGCTCACCCCGGCCGAGGCCTTCGTGCTGGTGCGCACCGGTGCCGCCCAGCTGCGGGATGTGGGGGTGGGCGTGGTGCTGCCCGCCAGCCTCTCCGGCGGCCTGGCCAGCCGCCTGGGCCTGTCCATCACAGCCGAGCTCTCCAAGAGCTCCCGAGGCTTCACCCTCGGCGAAACGCTCGACTGGAGCTGGGACTTCATGATCGGCGGGGTCACCCTCACCCTGCGCGATCTGGAGCGGCTCGCCGCCAAGCGCAGCCCCCTGGTGCAGCACAAGGGGGTCTGGATCGAGCTGCGTCCCAACGACCAGCGCAACGCCGGTCGCTTCTGCACCGCCGACCCCGAACTCAGCCTCGACGACGCCCTGCGGCTCACCGCCACCGACGGCGACACCTTCCACCGCCTGCCGGTCCATGCCTTCACGGCCGGCCCGCGGCTGCAGGCGGTGCTGGAGCAGTACCACCAGCAGAAGGCCCCCGATCCACTGCCGGCCCCACCAGGCTTCGCGGGCCAGCTGCGGCCCTACCAGGAGCGCGGCCTGGGCTGGCTGGCCTTCCTGCACCGCTTCGACCAGGGCGCCTGCCTCGCCGATGACATGGGCCTGGGCAAGACGATCCAGCTGCTCGCCTTCCTGCAGCACCTCAAGGCCGAGGAGGAGCTGAAGCGGCCGGTGCTGCTGGTGGCCCCCACCTCGGTGCTCACCAACTGGAAGCGCGAGGCCCATGGGTTCACCCCCGATCTGGCGGTGCGCGAGCACTACGGCCCGCGGCGGCCCAGCAGCGAGGCGGCCCTGAAGAAGGCCCTCAAGGGCGTGGATCTGATGCTCACCAGTTATGGGCTGGTGCAGCGCGACAGCGAGCTGCTGGAGAGCATCGACTGGCAGGGGGTGG is a genomic window of Cyanobium sp. NS01 containing:
- a CDS encoding cyclic nucleotide-binding domain-containing protein — translated: MWLFSRWPERQAHLVRWLLLLGWLALIASLLSPALSDWALRRPPCPEGLACHGHGGNQLFWGMVVPSGLLILAAGSHELWRRICPLAFASQLFRALDRQRRVPGRNGKPQLAKVEGDSWLGRHHLSLQWSLLIAGLCLRLLAVNSSPLGLGLLLALTVAAAVAVGWAYAGKAWCQYVCPMGAVQQVVTGPRGPLAGAAHLDSSRLTQSMCRTVAEDGHERSACVACQSPCLDIDAERSYWAGLEGKRGLRWAWLSYPGLVLAFFLLARQQGPETVEMLRSGLWAFDADLPARALDLWPRAEAGWGVPRLLAIPALLSAAGAGSVALFSWLESGLRQGLSADHSPERARAMARSRTRLLATFLAVNLFFWFADPSLGLAQGKVGQLIRSLVLIASAIWLFRGWPRDADTYRRENTSASLRTQLRKRFPDLEAHLDGRTLDELTPGEVFTLAKALPAQLAATNQTLYRDVLADLVRSGRLERATSAVQLEELRLALGLEEADHHAALRELSLEDPQLLQLDARQRASLNLREEAAAEAVHDLLQVAGQHDLRPGALDAAQSLRLEMIRQDSGLDDGAWQALLLRFGPRSTFAQRQLSAGLEELPGELARRSALEAGAANDGLLRPLLPVIDLRIVGRLLPLLPLLAEFQADDPLLRQFAALQALLSPGVVGEVHRRDLTLLPHAEPQPESTPELQPPLALEPLPDPLAVLEDLWSDPDPENAFWSLWLLDQRDPARAARLRRTPRGGLPSSAHLETLQAGTPPAEAELLHLLVQVPLFAELSPSALFNVAAWGQLRAWQAGAAILQPGEEATWMAILLEGSARVSGEDWQARVAAGETLGEMALLSGRPRGSAVTALQPVRALVFDAAAFEQLLHQSSGFARSLLRQQTRRIELLSDHAPSG
- a CDS encoding DEAD/DEAH box helicase — protein: MSLLHATWLFPPEGPGGRLFLWADTWKVASPLQPAAEAPEHPLALNADELADWLDDNGYWAEALRPARATLTLPSRTQAARGRRGSHGQSWSGLPLQAGEPIPRELQWWPWQVEGWALHPASAADWLSQLPLAGKHPEMADELRWWSHLQRWALSLIARGRWLPQIEEGNGRWLPLLNQEGDRHRLEQLAMGIPQVATCALAAGPEGDPCLACRRPGSGRLRVASLVEALLDGQLRETFRPAPEGLDPLLQAWQKALAKGDGRLHLDEEDEERLVIATHHWREAVAGKVAPARACLELFTPAEGDELWELSFSLQAEADPSLRVPAAVAWAAGTRGLQLGEVAVPQPGELLLEGLGRALTVFQPLERGLDSATPTTMQLTPAEAFVLVRTGAAQLRDVGVGVVLPASLSGGLASRLGLSITAELSKSSRGFTLGETLDWSWDFMIGGVTLTLRDLERLAAKRSPLVQHKGVWIELRPNDQRNAGRFCTADPELSLDDALRLTATDGDTFHRLPVHAFTAGPRLQAVLEQYHQQKAPDPLPAPPGFAGQLRPYQERGLGWLAFLHRFDQGACLADDMGLGKTIQLLAFLQHLKAEEELKRPVLLVAPTSVLTNWKREAHGFTPDLAVREHYGPRRPSSEAALKKALKGVDLMLTSYGLVQRDSELLESIDWQGVVIDEAQAIKNPGAKQSMAARDLGRAGRSSRFRIALTGTPVENRVSELWALMDFLNPKVLGDEAFFHQRYRLPIERYGDMASLRDLKARVGPFILRRLKTDRSIISDLPDKVELHEWVGLSPEQKKLYTRTVDESMDAIARAPLGQKHGQVLALLTRLKQVCNHPALALRQQPSSDDPQFFEGFSARSAKLQRLEEILEEVIEAGDRALLFTQFSEWGLLLKAHLERSWRQEVPFLYGSTSKAERQAMVDRFQDDPRGPQLFLLSLKAGGVGLNLTRASHVFHIDRWWNPAVENQATDRAYRIGQQNRVMVHKFITSGSVEEKIDRMITEKARLAEDIVGSGEEWLGGLDVGQLRDLVALEE